In one window of Janthinobacterium sp. 1_2014MBL_MicDiv DNA:
- a CDS encoding phage virion morphogenesis protein translates to MSDNLHALEAWVGGLLAKLQPAQRRAVNHKVAIDLRRSQAQRIKAQQGPDGTAYPARKRRKEFKGKNGRIKRQKAAMFAKIRTVKHLKVKATGDQIEVGFFGWVARVARVHQFGRQDRLSKKGPLYKYPERSLLGLSKLDRTVIRESLLQHIQKH, encoded by the coding sequence ATGAGCGACAACCTGCACGCGTTGGAAGCCTGGGTCGGCGGCCTGCTAGCCAAGCTGCAGCCGGCCCAGCGCCGCGCCGTCAATCACAAGGTGGCCATCGACCTGCGCCGCAGCCAGGCGCAACGCATCAAGGCGCAGCAGGGGCCGGATGGCACGGCCTATCCGGCGCGCAAGCGGCGCAAGGAATTCAAGGGGAAGAATGGGCGCATCAAGCGGCAGAAGGCGGCCATGTTCGCCAAGATACGCACCGTCAAACACCTGAAAGTAAAGGCGACCGGCGACCAGATCGAAGTCGGGTTCTTTGGCTGGGTGGCGCGCGTGGCGCGTGTGCATCAGTTTGGCCGGCAAGACCGCTTGTCGAAGAAAGGGCCACTGTACAAGTACCCGGAGCGGTCGCTGCTGGGCTTGAGTAAGCTGGATCGAACGGTAATACGAGAATCCTTACTACAACACATACAAAAACACTGA
- a CDS encoding head completion/stabilization protein produces MSFMALPPSIPPGTAPAPSAPAAGVIENDGWFPDVALTDMRDAMRLDGTVTDARLVQAVVDAILQVNRELADWQGKQVATGITALVDVPATRINRESRLLAQYRRAVYSTAKADLIERYRDYDSTATSVSDKKSMEWLDEAPGAQRRNAQWAIADMVGRTHLTVELI; encoded by the coding sequence ATGTCCTTCATGGCCCTGCCCCCGTCCATCCCGCCCGGCACCGCCCCGGCGCCATCAGCGCCGGCCGCTGGCGTCATCGAGAACGACGGCTGGTTTCCCGATGTCGCGCTGACCGATATGCGCGACGCCATGCGCCTGGATGGCACCGTCACCGACGCGCGCCTGGTGCAAGCCGTGGTCGATGCCATCCTGCAGGTCAACCGCGAGCTGGCCGACTGGCAGGGCAAGCAGGTTGCTACCGGCATCACCGCCCTGGTGGACGTGCCGGCCACGCGCATCAACCGCGAGTCCCGCCTGCTGGCGCAATACCGGCGCGCCGTCTACAGCACGGCGAAAGCGGATCTAATCGAGCGTTACCGCGACTACGACAGCACGGCCACGTCCGTCAGCGACAAGAAAAGCATGGAATGGCTGGACGAGGCGCCCGGCGCGCAGCGGCGCAACGCGCAATGGGCCATCGCCGATATGGTCGGGCGCACGCACCTGACCGTGGAACTGATCTGA
- a CDS encoding GPW/gp25 family protein: MMGMHAATGRSLTGMGHLRQSVTDILTTPMGSRIRRRRYGSEVPELIDQPLNSATQLRIYAATAFALRRWEPRLQLSSVQLTRDTDGAIALLLEGTANGQGITVAVPVKQGGAV; the protein is encoded by the coding sequence ATGATGGGCATGCACGCCGCCACCGGGCGCAGCCTGACGGGCATGGGCCACCTGCGCCAATCCGTGACCGACATTTTGACCACGCCGATGGGTTCGCGCATCCGGCGCCGCCGCTATGGTTCCGAAGTGCCCGAGCTGATCGACCAGCCCCTGAACAGCGCCACGCAGTTGCGCATCTATGCGGCCACCGCCTTTGCCCTGCGCCGCTGGGAGCCGCGTTTGCAACTGTCCAGCGTGCAGCTCACGCGCGACACGGACGGTGCCATCGCGCTGCTGCTGGAAGGCACGGCGAATGGTCAGGGCATCACGGTGGCCGTGCCCGTCAAGCAAGGGGGCGCCGTATGA
- a CDS encoding phage portal protein — protein sequence MRKAPHLRARGQQAQGAPSTAATAPAAAGIEAFSFGDPTPVLEHADILDCFECWKNGHWYEPPVNLAGLAKSFNAGVHHSSAIHFKANVLTSTLMPTKYLSRDGFKRMALDYLTFGNAYLEDRPSRSGKALAYQHALAKYMRRGVDLDTYFFVNGYQAVHQFDKGRVFHLMEPDVNQELYGVPQYLSALQSAWLNEAATLFRRKYYKNGSHAGFVFYMTDAAANTQDVDNLRQAMRDSKGPGNFRNLFMYAPNGKKDGIQILPVSDVAAKDEFFNIKSVTRDDQLAAHRVPPQLMGILPNNAGGFGAVEPAARVFARNELVPLQAQFMAINEWAGVEVVRFAPYDLATGGEGAQ from the coding sequence TTGAGAAAAGCACCACACTTGCGCGCGCGCGGCCAGCAGGCCCAGGGCGCCCCATCAACAGCGGCCACGGCGCCGGCCGCCGCCGGCATCGAGGCGTTTTCCTTCGGCGACCCGACGCCCGTGCTCGAACACGCCGATATCCTCGATTGCTTCGAATGCTGGAAGAACGGCCACTGGTATGAGCCGCCCGTCAACCTGGCGGGCCTGGCCAAGTCCTTCAATGCCGGCGTGCACCACAGCAGCGCCATCCACTTCAAGGCCAACGTGCTGACGTCCACCCTGATGCCGACGAAATACCTGTCGCGCGATGGCTTCAAGCGCATGGCCCTGGACTATCTGACCTTTGGCAATGCCTACCTGGAAGACCGGCCTAGCCGCAGCGGCAAGGCGCTGGCATACCAGCATGCGCTGGCCAAGTACATGCGGCGCGGCGTCGATCTGGACACGTATTTTTTCGTGAACGGCTACCAGGCCGTGCACCAGTTCGACAAGGGCCGCGTATTCCACCTGATGGAACCGGACGTGAACCAGGAGCTGTACGGCGTGCCGCAGTACCTGAGCGCGTTGCAGTCGGCCTGGCTCAACGAGGCGGCCACCCTGTTCCGCCGCAAGTATTACAAGAATGGCTCGCACGCCGGTTTCGTGTTCTACATGACGGACGCCGCGGCGAACACGCAGGACGTGGACAACCTGCGCCAGGCCATGCGCGACAGCAAGGGGCCGGGCAACTTCCGCAACCTGTTCATGTACGCGCCCAACGGCAAGAAGGACGGCATCCAGATTCTGCCGGTGTCGGACGTGGCCGCCAAGGACGAGTTTTTCAACATCAAGAGCGTGACGCGTGACGACCAGCTGGCCGCGCACCGCGTGCCGCCGCAGCTCATGGGCATCCTGCCGAACAATGCCGGCGGCTTCGGCGCCGTCGAACCGGCCGCGCGCGTCTTCGCGCGCAATGAGCTGGTGCCGCTGCAGGCACAGTTCATGGCGATCAACGAGTGGGCGGGCGTGGAAGTGGTGCGCTTCGCGCCGTATGACCTGGCCACGGGCGGGGAGGGCGCGCAATGA
- a CDS encoding phage baseplate assembly protein V, whose translation MHCMNADLSDLLRLLQNLIRLGTIAEVKGAKARVRLGPTLTTEWLKWATRRAGSTRTWSTPTVGEQVIVFSPGGDLTRGIILPALYSQEFDAPETSDSIHTTHYPDGAVVQYDHAAHALTANLPGGTATITADKVTSNAPSTICTGDLTVMKNLIVMQAATVNGATTLNGGVNAKAGAAGGVAMAVQGTIKASEDVLAGAISLAKHPHSGVKAGGDQSGGPQP comes from the coding sequence ATGCATTGCATGAACGCCGACCTGTCCGACCTCCTCCGCTTGCTGCAAAACCTGATCCGCCTGGGCACCATCGCCGAGGTCAAAGGGGCCAAGGCGCGCGTGCGGCTCGGGCCAACCCTCACCACCGAATGGCTGAAATGGGCCACTCGACGCGCCGGCAGCACGCGCACCTGGTCAACGCCCACCGTGGGCGAACAGGTCATCGTCTTTTCACCCGGCGGCGACCTGACGCGCGGCATCATCCTGCCGGCGCTGTACTCGCAGGAGTTTGACGCGCCCGAAACCAGCGACAGCATCCACACCACGCACTACCCAGACGGCGCCGTGGTGCAGTACGACCACGCGGCCCACGCCCTGACGGCCAATTTACCCGGCGGCACGGCCACCATCACGGCCGACAAGGTGACGTCGAACGCGCCCAGCACCATCTGCACGGGCGACCTGACCGTCATGAAAAACCTGATCGTCATGCAAGCGGCCACTGTCAACGGCGCCACCACCCTGAACGGCGGCGTGAACGCCAAGGCCGGCGCCGCTGGCGGCGTGGCCATGGCCGTGCAAGGGACAATCAAGGCCAGCGAGGACGTGCTGGCCGGCGCCATCAGCCTGGCCAAGCATCCGCACAGCGGCGTCAAAGCCGGCGGCGACCAGTCGGGCGGGCCGCAGCCATGA
- a CDS encoding lysis system i-spanin subunit Rz → MTTTTWRPLAACLLCGALVGWTAQGWRKDASIAELQRAAATDKTNAATALAQATARVLTLERTASAALVQRADHLTQEQTHAKTERDRFNDDVRNGAVRLSIPVAGGQCAATADTATAAGHRQQARAELDPATAAALDAIAGDGDDATRQLNACIDAYNLVRDTYHVQTE, encoded by the coding sequence GTGACTACGACCACCTGGCGCCCGCTGGCCGCCTGCCTGCTGTGCGGCGCCCTGGTCGGTTGGACGGCGCAGGGCTGGCGAAAGGATGCAAGCATCGCCGAACTGCAAAGGGCGGCGGCCACCGACAAAACAAACGCGGCCACCGCACTGGCGCAGGCCACCGCCCGCGTGCTCACGCTGGAGCGCACGGCCAGCGCCGCCTTGGTGCAGCGCGCCGACCACCTCACCCAGGAGCAAACCCATGCGAAAACTGAACGCGACCGTTTTAACGATGACGTGCGCAACGGCGCTGTGCGCCTGTCAATCCCCGTCGCCGGCGGCCAGTGCGCCGCCACTGCAGATACCGCAACTGCCGCAGGCCATCGGCAGCAAGCGCGCGCCGAACTTGACCCAGCGACTGCGGCAGCTCTTGACGCCATTGCCGGCGACGGCGACGACGCCACCCGGCAACTGAACGCCTGCATCGACGCCTACAACCTAGTACGAGACACCTACCATGTACAAACCGAATAG
- a CDS encoding AbiTii domain-containing protein: MSLLQQIIEEAISKDSSVTRLLRLCMVLAYDLGHEPLSTWIKHELEGYPDEVEVPPYRIFPGITRGHIVGRYEGIIQIPVTVLPEEMRKKFKDIQYRQPIAECAQMIDESGGKGILRRDWPIVLAVKYGSTMTPGSHCTGAWIEFSVANLTSLVDQIKTKILAFSLEIKSTYPDAGLLPAHDENLKEKEKLVSQIFNTTINGGSVQGIAFGNHSVEQNIVNGITPGDLPSLISALEKLGLSKDSAADLANNADADRKAGEKGIGPRVKAWFEKGKEVAVDVVAGKTFDQIIAYGTAAILAFSP; this comes from the coding sequence ATGTCCCTGTTGCAACAAATAATTGAAGAAGCAATCTCTAAGGACTCGAGTGTTACGCGACTGCTTCGCCTTTGCATGGTACTGGCTTATGACCTAGGACATGAACCGCTTTCGACATGGATTAAACATGAGCTTGAGGGCTATCCTGACGAGGTTGAGGTACCACCTTACCGAATTTTCCCTGGAATAACCAGAGGTCATATAGTTGGAAGATATGAGGGAATAATACAGATACCGGTTACTGTTTTGCCCGAAGAGATGCGAAAGAAGTTTAAAGACATCCAATATCGGCAGCCAATCGCAGAATGTGCGCAGATGATAGACGAGAGTGGCGGCAAGGGTATCCTCAGGAGAGATTGGCCTATCGTTTTAGCTGTTAAATATGGCTCAACTATGACGCCAGGATCGCATTGCACAGGAGCTTGGATAGAATTCAGTGTAGCGAATCTTACGTCATTGGTGGATCAAATAAAGACGAAGATACTTGCATTCTCGCTGGAAATAAAATCGACATATCCTGATGCCGGCTTGCTTCCGGCACATGACGAAAATTTAAAAGAAAAGGAGAAATTAGTGAGCCAAATATTTAACACCACTATAAACGGCGGAAGTGTCCAAGGCATTGCATTCGGGAATCATTCCGTGGAACAAAATATAGTCAATGGCATTACGCCAGGTGATTTACCGTCACTCATATCAGCGCTTGAGAAATTAGGGCTGTCGAAAGATTCTGCGGCAGACTTAGCAAACAACGCGGATGCCGACAGAAAAGCTGGCGAAAAAGGGATAGGCCCGAGGGTGAAAGCATGGTTTGAAAAGGGCAAAGAAGTTGCTGTCGATGTGGTAGCGGGAAAGACTTTTGATCAAATTATTGCTTACGGAACCGCTGCAATCTTAGCTTTTTCACCATAA
- a CDS encoding tail protein X, giving the protein MQVRTQQHDTVDALVWRYLGDGAGYVEHTLEMNPALARHGAVLPAGLVVTLPEPAPSTGQVAAADLVQLWD; this is encoded by the coding sequence ATGCAGGTGCGCACGCAGCAGCACGACACGGTAGACGCCCTGGTGTGGCGCTACCTGGGCGACGGCGCGGGATACGTCGAGCACACCCTGGAAATGAATCCCGCGCTGGCGCGCCACGGCGCCGTGCTGCCCGCCGGCCTGGTCGTCACCCTGCCCGAGCCGGCGCCCAGCACGGGCCAGGTGGCCGCAGCCGATCTTGTGCAGCTATGGGACTGA
- the gpM gene encoding phage terminase small subunit, with product MANQSPALRHRARMLAERTAGAAAPQGVTTGTAYEMMLYKLADDRRRLKSIQSVERKIEVKATILSDYAQWIDGVLAGGKGAQDDVFATLLVWHIDTGEYDRALVMAAYALEHKFTLPDTYSRDIATLMLDEFAEGYLHGKLAADPQHAAQVLGQVEQLTAASDAPDQARAKLHKAIGLAMIAVLDQADDTDITPALVAEAETAMAQLKRARALSESCGVKKDMERLERRLKRAAGST from the coding sequence ATGGCGAACCAATCCCCCGCCCTGCGCCACCGCGCGCGCATGCTGGCCGAGCGCACGGCCGGCGCCGCCGCGCCGCAAGGCGTCACCACCGGCACGGCCTACGAAATGATGCTCTACAAGCTGGCCGACGACCGCCGCCGTCTGAAATCCATTCAGTCTGTTGAACGCAAGATCGAGGTCAAGGCCACCATACTGTCCGACTACGCGCAATGGATCGACGGCGTGCTGGCCGGCGGCAAGGGCGCTCAGGATGACGTATTTGCCACCTTGCTGGTGTGGCACATCGACACGGGCGAATACGACCGCGCCCTGGTCATGGCCGCCTACGCCTTGGAACACAAGTTCACCCTGCCCGACACCTACAGCCGCGACATCGCCACCCTGATGCTGGACGAATTCGCCGAAGGCTACCTGCACGGCAAGCTGGCCGCCGATCCGCAGCATGCCGCCCAGGTGCTGGGTCAGGTGGAACAGCTGACGGCCGCCAGCGACGCGCCCGACCAGGCGCGCGCCAAGCTGCACAAGGCGATTGGCTTGGCCATGATCGCCGTGCTCGATCAGGCCGACGACACGGACATCACGCCGGCGCTGGTGGCAGAAGCGGAAACGGCCATGGCCCAGCTGAAACGCGCCCGCGCCCTGTCCGAATCGTGCGGCGTCAAGAAAGATATGGAACGGCTGGAGCGGCGCCTCAAGCGCGCGGCAGGTTCCACGTAA
- a CDS encoding terminase ATPase subunit family protein, whose amino-acid sequence MLTIEKTSEQTVDGIIGELAVPESEPRRAARALYWKGWRISSIARHLGIKRSTINSWKERDEWDKAQAIEHVEASAELRLVKLIEKEVKSGSDYKEIDLLARTIVQMARVRRYEQPGGNEVDLNPKLANRNAGPKKKPTRNDFSDEQRIQLLDAFQDSLFDYQKVWFRNGDQRTRAILKSRQIGATWYFAREALVDAMATGRNQIFLSASKSQAHVFKQYIVQFAREAAGIELTGDPIVLPNGAHLYFLGTNARTAQGYHGNFYFDEFFWTQNFQELNKVASGMAIHKKWRKTYFSTPSSTTHQAYPFWTGELFNKRRAKADQVNIDVSHGRLSSGFTGEDKIWRQIVTILDAERGGCNLFDIDELRNFEYSPDQFDNLLMCNFIDDSASVFPLAELQRCMVDSWVEWDDYKPLLGLRPFGNRPVWIGYDPALNGDSAGCVVLAPPMTAGGKFRILERHQWRGQSFEDHADAIRQMTQRYNVEYIGIDTTGMGIGVLPIVRGFFPAVTALNYSPEVKTRMVLKAKNIISKGRLEFDAGWTDIAQSFMAIHKTLTPSGRHVTYVAGRSDETGHADLAWACMHALDHEPFEGTTDNHQSFMEIYS is encoded by the coding sequence ATGCTGACAATCGAGAAAACAAGCGAACAAACCGTCGATGGAATCATCGGCGAACTGGCCGTGCCCGAATCCGAGCCGCGCCGAGCCGCGCGCGCCCTGTACTGGAAGGGCTGGCGCATTTCGTCCATCGCCCGCCACCTGGGGATCAAGCGCAGCACCATCAATAGCTGGAAAGAGCGCGACGAATGGGACAAGGCGCAGGCCATCGAGCACGTCGAGGCGTCGGCCGAGCTGCGCCTGGTGAAACTGATCGAAAAAGAGGTCAAGAGCGGCAGCGACTACAAGGAAATTGATCTGCTGGCGCGCACCATCGTGCAGATGGCGCGCGTGCGCCGCTACGAGCAGCCGGGCGGTAACGAGGTCGATCTCAACCCCAAGCTGGCCAATCGCAATGCTGGGCCGAAGAAGAAGCCGACGCGCAACGACTTCAGCGACGAGCAGCGCATTCAGCTGCTCGACGCCTTTCAGGATTCGCTCTTCGACTATCAAAAGGTGTGGTTCCGCAACGGCGACCAGCGCACGCGTGCCATCCTCAAGTCCCGCCAGATCGGCGCCACCTGGTACTTCGCCCGCGAGGCGCTGGTCGACGCCATGGCAACGGGCCGCAATCAGATCTTCCTGTCCGCCTCAAAAAGCCAGGCGCACGTCTTCAAGCAATACATCGTGCAATTCGCGCGCGAGGCGGCCGGTATCGAGCTGACGGGCGACCCCATCGTGTTGCCGAACGGCGCGCATCTGTACTTCCTGGGCACCAACGCGCGCACGGCGCAGGGCTACCACGGCAATTTCTATTTCGATGAATTCTTCTGGACGCAGAATTTCCAGGAGTTGAACAAGGTGGCCTCGGGCATGGCCATCCACAAGAAGTGGCGCAAGACCTATTTTTCCACGCCATCCTCGACCACGCACCAGGCTTACCCGTTCTGGACGGGCGAGCTGTTCAACAAGCGCCGCGCCAAGGCGGACCAGGTGAACATCGACGTGAGCCACGGCCGCCTGTCGTCGGGCTTTACGGGCGAGGACAAGATATGGCGCCAGATCGTCACCATCCTCGATGCCGAGCGCGGCGGCTGCAACCTGTTCGACATCGACGAGCTGCGCAACTTCGAATACAGCCCGGACCAGTTCGACAACCTGCTGATGTGCAATTTTATTGACGACTCGGCCTCGGTCTTCCCGCTGGCCGAGCTGCAGCGCTGCATGGTCGATTCCTGGGTGGAATGGGACGACTACAAGCCGTTGCTTGGCCTGCGCCCGTTCGGCAACCGGCCCGTATGGATCGGCTACGACCCGGCCTTGAACGGCGACAGCGCCGGCTGCGTCGTGCTGGCGCCGCCCATGACGGCCGGTGGCAAGTTCCGCATCCTGGAGCGCCACCAGTGGCGCGGGCAGAGCTTCGAAGACCACGCCGACGCCATCCGCCAGATGACCCAGCGCTACAACGTCGAATACATCGGCATCGATACCACGGGCATGGGCATCGGCGTGCTGCCCATCGTGCGCGGCTTCTTCCCGGCCGTCACGGCGCTGAATTACTCGCCCGAAGTCAAAACCCGCATGGTGCTAAAAGCCAAAAACATCATCAGCAAGGGCCGGCTGGAATTTGACGCCGGCTGGACGGACATCGCGCAGTCCTTCATGGCCATCCACAAGACCCTGACCCCCAGCGGGCGGCACGTGACCTATGTCGCCGGCCGCAGCGACGAAACCGGCCACGCCGATCTGGCGTGGGCCTGCATGCACGCCCTCGATCACGAGCCGTTCGAAGGCACCACCGACAACCATCAATCTTTCATGGAGATTTATTCTTGA
- a CDS encoding glycoside hydrolase family 108 protein, with product MATTDNPLIARTIDAILRAEGGYVNDPQDMGGETNFGITVAVARANGYTGPIRDLPVAVARAIYTARYITEPKFDQVLALHAGIGAEVIDTGVNMGPHRAAEFLQRWLNGFNDTGARYPALFVDGRLGAQSLGALASFLKWRGQDGATVLLRALNGLQAARYLEITEANKSQRRFLFGWLKERVAM from the coding sequence ATGGCCACCACAGATAATCCATTGATCGCGCGCACCATCGACGCCATCCTGCGCGCCGAGGGCGGCTATGTGAACGACCCGCAAGACATGGGCGGCGAAACCAACTTCGGCATCACCGTGGCCGTGGCGCGCGCCAACGGCTACACGGGGCCGATTCGAGACCTACCCGTGGCGGTGGCGCGCGCCATCTACACGGCGCGCTACATCACGGAGCCGAAGTTCGACCAGGTGCTGGCCCTGCATGCCGGCATCGGCGCCGAAGTGATCGACACGGGCGTGAACATGGGGCCGCACCGCGCGGCCGAGTTCCTGCAGCGCTGGCTGAACGGTTTCAATGACACGGGCGCGCGATATCCTGCGCTATTCGTCGACGGCCGCCTGGGCGCGCAATCGCTGGGCGCTCTTGCATCCTTCCTGAAATGGCGCGGCCAGGATGGCGCCACCGTGCTGCTGCGCGCCCTGAACGGCCTGCAGGCCGCGCGCTACCTGGAAATCACCGAAGCCAACAAGAGCCAGCGCCGTTTTCTGTTCGGCTGGCTCAAGGAACGAGTGGCCATGTGA
- a CDS encoding GPO family capsid scaffolding protein: protein MSKSKFFRVATEGATTDGRNIDRATIEQIAATYNPKTYGARIWLEHIRGILPDSQFKAYGDVIAVKAEEVDTDSGKKLALFAQIEPTPELVAINKAKQKLYTSLEIQPNFADSSQPYLVGLGVTDSPASLGTEALKFSAGRKQQAANLFTSAVEVTLEFDEPQGIKLADAMKNLLSRFSHKSGADAAQFADISEAVQALAGHVVTANDNYTGALARLEKTETALKATQDELAAFKAQMDEAPGNGPRRPAATGNDGAVQTEF from the coding sequence ATGTCCAAATCGAAATTCTTCCGCGTCGCCACCGAAGGCGCCACCACGGACGGCCGCAACATCGACCGCGCCACCATCGAGCAGATCGCCGCCACCTACAACCCGAAAACCTACGGCGCGCGCATCTGGCTGGAGCACATTCGCGGCATCCTGCCCGACAGCCAGTTCAAGGCCTACGGCGACGTGATCGCCGTCAAGGCCGAGGAAGTGGACACCGACAGCGGCAAGAAACTGGCCCTGTTCGCGCAGATCGAACCCACGCCGGAACTGGTGGCCATCAACAAGGCCAAACAGAAGCTGTACACCAGCCTGGAAATCCAGCCCAACTTTGCCGACTCGTCGCAACCCTACCTGGTCGGCCTGGGCGTCACCGACAGCCCGGCCAGCCTGGGCACCGAGGCGCTCAAGTTCTCCGCCGGCCGCAAGCAGCAAGCCGCCAACCTGTTTACTTCGGCCGTCGAGGTGACGCTGGAATTTGACGAACCGCAGGGCATCAAGCTGGCCGACGCCATGAAAAACCTGCTGTCGCGCTTCTCCCATAAATCCGGCGCCGACGCCGCGCAGTTCGCCGACATCAGCGAAGCCGTGCAGGCGCTGGCCGGCCACGTCGTCACCGCCAACGACAACTACACGGGCGCCCTGGCCCGCCTGGAGAAAACCGAAACGGCCTTGAAGGCCACGCAGGACGAGCTGGCCGCCTTCAAGGCGCAGATGGACGAGGCGCCCGGCAACGGCCCGCGCCGCCCGGCCGCCACCGGCAACGACGGTGCCGTGCAGACCGAGTTTTAA
- a CDS encoding phage tail protein: protein MYKPNSLRQHLSAAIPQLQRDPDRLLVFADEGNVVASATASLSFEYRFKLNLIVTDYAGDADAIMVALIAWLKVHQLDLMANEETRKHGIAFEVDFNNHETVDISIKLDLTERVAVKTGEAGRLDIKHLAEIQHMPAYTDEFWRLYNGDTLLAEWRTPEATP from the coding sequence ATGTACAAACCGAATAGCCTGCGCCAGCACCTGTCCGCCGCCATCCCCCAACTGCAGCGCGACCCCGACCGCCTGCTGGTCTTCGCCGACGAAGGCAACGTGGTGGCGTCGGCCACCGCCTCCCTCTCCTTCGAATACCGCTTCAAACTCAACCTGATCGTGACCGACTACGCGGGCGACGCTGACGCCATCATGGTGGCCCTGATTGCCTGGCTGAAAGTCCACCAGCTCGATCTGATGGCCAACGAGGAAACGCGCAAGCACGGCATCGCCTTCGAGGTGGATTTTAATAACCATGAAACGGTGGATATCTCGATCAAACTGGACCTGACCGAGCGCGTGGCCGTCAAGACCGGCGAGGCAGGCCGCCTGGACATTAAGCACCTGGCCGAGATACAGCACATGCCGGCCTATACAGACGAGTTCTGGAGGCTATATAACGGCGACACCCTGCTGGCCGAATGGCGCACGCCCGAGGCGACGCCATGA
- a CDS encoding phage major capsid protein, P2 family has translation MKKQTRQVFGQYETRLGQLNDTNNVAKTFSVTPSVQQKLETKMQESSEFLSKINIIGVTDQEGEKLGLGVSGPIAGRTNTKDKERKTRDLSTMDGTKYRCEQTNFDTHLSYAKLDAWAKFPDFQSRVANAILTRQALDRIVIGFNGVKAMADTDLDANPLLQDVNKGWLQHLRELAPERVLGLIANGMPGKVIIGDVDGADYANLDAAVADAINLLDPWYQEDTGLVAIVGRKLLNDKYFPLVNTKQAPTETLAADIIISQKRIGGVPAARVPFFPDNAILITRFDNLSVYFQDGARRRRVEDEPKRDRIENYESSNDAYVIEDLGLAALVENIELKDK, from the coding sequence ATGAAAAAGCAAACGCGCCAGGTCTTTGGCCAGTATGAAACCCGCCTGGGCCAACTGAACGACACGAACAACGTGGCCAAGACCTTCAGCGTCACGCCCAGCGTGCAGCAGAAGCTGGAAACGAAAATGCAGGAATCGAGCGAGTTCCTGTCGAAAATCAACATCATCGGCGTGACCGACCAGGAAGGCGAAAAGCTGGGCCTGGGCGTCTCCGGCCCGATTGCCGGCCGCACCAACACCAAGGACAAGGAACGCAAGACGCGCGACCTGTCCACCATGGACGGCACCAAATACCGCTGCGAACAAACCAACTTCGACACGCATTTGAGCTATGCCAAGTTGGACGCCTGGGCCAAGTTCCCCGATTTTCAATCCCGCGTGGCCAACGCCATCCTCACGCGCCAGGCGCTCGACCGCATCGTCATCGGTTTTAACGGCGTGAAAGCCATGGCTGATACCGATCTGGACGCCAACCCACTGTTGCAGGACGTGAACAAGGGGTGGCTGCAGCACCTGCGCGAGTTGGCACCCGAGCGCGTGCTGGGCCTGATCGCCAACGGCATGCCGGGCAAGGTCATCATCGGCGACGTGGACGGCGCCGACTATGCCAACCTGGACGCGGCCGTGGCGGACGCCATCAACCTGCTCGATCCCTGGTATCAGGAAGACACGGGCCTGGTGGCCATCGTCGGGCGCAAGCTGCTGAACGATAAATACTTCCCGCTGGTGAACACCAAGCAGGCGCCCACGGAAACCCTGGCGGCGGACATCATCATCAGCCAGAAACGCATCGGCGGCGTGCCGGCCGCGCGCGTGCCTTTCTTCCCCGATAACGCCATCCTCATCACGCGCTTCGACAATCTGTCGGTGTACTTCCAGGACGGCGCGCGCCGCCGCCGCGTCGAGGACGAGCCGAAACGCGATCGCATCGAGAACTACGAGTCGTCCAACGACGCCTACGTGATCGAAGACCTGGGCCTGGCCGCGCTGGTGGAAAACATCGAGCTGAAAGACAAGTAA